A window of Sulfurihydrogenibium sp. contains these coding sequences:
- a CDS encoding DNA double-strand break repair nuclease NurA, whose amino-acid sequence MRVELLEKILKKKDKIREYLQQNIEKINEEEIKSKWTAYNPNPKPIHHLAADGSFYQKSYLGFSLIVFAGYAENTNPNSENISSFTIGDIFPTVIKKTEHVKTLATLFMFLCEAKALLYLAKKEKPNFIIFDGTITSRFIIPFPLSNWFTDNEVESQINTIVNELFKENIEKIKETDLYFLRDDIIKSIFTKLESPRKDYIEATVSKFAYYEYLYTLYNIFKLEHKPLIIGLAKTSTGTDILNHSLPDIKLFLNYIDELGYSESVEQNLEKLKTSLGELQLIDDKIFSFLYELNIESFYAKYTLKNAINLVEVYQNPDFGTIKKEDILDYLADMDYLGYNYPFKLKKVDNEVRITSSDFEFIEKQFGLEFSITGREAL is encoded by the coding sequence ATGAGAGTTGAACTTTTAGAAAAAATCTTAAAAAAGAAAGATAAAATTAGAGAGTATTTACAGCAGAATATAGAAAAAATAAATGAAGAAGAGATAAAATCAAAATGGACAGCATACAATCCAAATCCTAAACCAATTCACCATTTAGCAGCCGATGGGTCTTTTTATCAAAAATCTTACTTAGGCTTTAGCCTTATCGTATTTGCCGGGTATGCAGAAAACACAAATCCAAACAGTGAAAATATAAGCAGTTTTACAATTGGAGATATATTTCCAACAGTAATTAAAAAAACAGAGCATGTTAAAACCTTAGCAACTCTTTTTATGTTTTTATGCGAAGCAAAAGCATTGCTTTATCTTGCCAAAAAAGAAAAACCAAATTTCATAATCTTTGACGGAACAATCACATCAAGATTTATCATACCATTTCCACTTTCTAATTGGTTTACCGATAATGAAGTAGAAAGTCAAATTAATACTATCGTTAACGAGCTTTTTAAAGAAAACATAGAAAAAATAAAAGAAACAGATTTGTATTTTTTAAGAGATGATATTATCAAATCAATTTTTACAAAGTTAGAAAGCCCAAGAAAAGATTATATAGAAGCCACAGTCTCAAAATTTGCTTATTATGAATATCTCTATACACTTTACAACATTTTCAAATTAGAGCATAAGCCATTAATCATAGGCTTGGCTAAAACTTCCACCGGTACAGATATATTAAATCATTCACTGCCAGACATAAAGTTATTTTTAAACTATATCGATGAGCTTGGATATTCTGAAAGCGTTGAGCAGAACTTAGAAAAACTAAAAACAAGCCTTGGAGAACTTCAGCTTATAGATGATAAAATCTTTAGCTTTTTATACGAGTTAAACATTGAGTCTTTTTATGCAAAATATACTTTAAAAAATGCTATAAATCTTGTAGAAGTTTATCAAAATCCAGATTTTGGAACAATAAAAAAAGAGGATATATTAGACTACTTAGCAGATATGGACTACTTAGGCTACAACTACCCATTTAAGCTTAAAAAAGTTGATAACGAAGTTAGAATTACATCGTCAGATTTTGAGTTTATAGAAAAACAGTTTGGGCTTGAATTTTCAATTACAGGCAGAGAAGCACTATGA
- a CDS encoding helix-hairpin-helix domain-containing protein, whose product MKINQKLLSFQSLIIGLLILFLLTLKSININPKPKFTESDLKIDINTADIITLQRIPYIGEKTAELIIEDRKIRGGYTDINQLKWVKNFDKIKPYIKISEEAKWTE is encoded by the coding sequence ATGAAAATAAACCAAAAGCTTTTATCATTTCAAAGCTTAATCATCGGATTGTTAATTTTATTCCTATTAACTTTAAAATCTATAAACATAAACCCAAAGCCAAAGTTTACAGAAAGTGATTTAAAAATAGATATAAACACCGCAGATATTATCACTCTTCAAAGAATTCCTTACATTGGAGAAAAAACAGCGGAGCTTATCATTGAAGACAGAAAGATAAGAGGCGGTTATACAGATATAAATCAGTTAAAATGGGTAAAAAACTTTGATAAAATAAAACCATACATTAAAATAAGCGAGGAAGCAAAGTGGACAGAATAG
- a CDS encoding tetratricopeptide repeat protein: protein MDRIEQLKKALEKDPNNPLGLYGLALELYKQGLYEDAIVYFKKYLSLYEDQGAAYRTLAQCYINIGDIEQAIETYERGIEKARKYNHPTIVEEFKQEIERLKTMI from the coding sequence GTGGACAGAATAGAGCAGTTAAAAAAGGCATTAGAAAAAGACCCAAACAACCCACTTGGATTATACGGGTTAGCGTTAGAGTTATACAAACAAGGTTTATATGAAGATGCTATCGTATACTTTAAAAAATATCTAAGTTTGTACGAAGACCAAGGAGCAGCATACAGAACGTTGGCACAATGCTACATAAACATTGGAGATATTGAGCAAGCTATAGAGACATACGAGAGAGGAATAGAAAAGGCAAGAAAGTATAACCACCCAACAATAGTAGAAGAGTTTAAACAGGAGATAGAAAGATTAAAAACAATGATCTAA
- a CDS encoding glycosyltransferase family 9 protein, which translates to MIRFSSLGDVILSSVVLDPLYEKGYDIDFLTFKPFSDVFEKDYRIKNLIAVDKSRLKSISDIYNFTKSLDRYDYVLDLHSNLRSFLIGFFLKLRYNPKILRYKKQSLKRRLKILDSNFNVLKAYLEPLKTLGIENLNYRPKVIITNQEVEKVKTFLPQKFISLGTGARYKSKVYPYYKELSEILLENGFNVVLVGSKEDLEMDKSIYPKEVLDLRGKISLRETIAVISQGLATVSNDSAIAHMSRAVGVKVLMIYGSTHPYFGFAPLKDEGDYIFKNLPCQPCSLHGQNSCKYKTFECLTSISPQEVYDRLKNLI; encoded by the coding sequence GTGATAAGATTTTCATCTCTTGGAGATGTTATTTTATCTTCTGTCGTTTTAGACCCTTTATATGAGAAAGGTTACGATATAGATTTTTTGACGTTTAAACCATTTAGCGATGTGTTTGAAAAAGATTATAGAATAAAAAATCTTATTGCTGTCGATAAATCAAGGCTTAAAAGCATCTCAGATATTTACAATTTCACCAAATCCTTAGATAGATACGATTATGTTTTAGACCTGCATTCTAACCTACGGTCTTTTTTGATTGGATTTTTCTTAAAGCTGAGATACAATCCAAAGATTCTAAGATATAAAAAACAGTCTTTAAAAAGAAGATTAAAGATTTTAGACTCAAACTTCAATGTTTTAAAAGCATATCTTGAGCCGCTAAAAACACTTGGCATAGAAAACTTAAATTACAGACCGAAAGTAATTATCACAAATCAAGAAGTTGAAAAAGTAAAAACCTTTTTGCCACAAAAATTTATATCTCTTGGAACAGGTGCAAGATATAAGAGCAAGGTTTATCCGTATTATAAAGAACTATCAGAAATTTTACTTGAAAATGGATTTAATGTTGTTTTAGTTGGTTCTAAAGAAGATTTAGAGATGGATAAAAGTATCTATCCAAAAGAAGTTTTAGATTTAAGAGGAAAAATAAGCCTAAGAGAAACCATTGCTGTAATCTCACAAGGATTGGCAACTGTAAGCAACGACTCTGCCATAGCCCACATGTCAAGAGCTGTTGGTGTTAAAGTTTTGATGATATACGGCTCAACCCATCCATACTTTGGATTTGCACCATTAAAAGATGAAGGAGATTATATCTTTAAAAACCTACCATGTCAACCTTGTTCACTTCATGGACAAAATAGCTGTAAGTATAAAACATTTGAATGTTTAACATCCATCTCTCCCCAAGAAGTTTATGATAGGCTGAAAAATTTGATATAA
- a CDS encoding NAD(P)H-dependent oxidoreductase subunit E → MEYTYLSPDIINKIEEYKNEFLTKDQVIIQALHLIYSKYRDITLDHMLELSNYLEVPLNQIEGIITFYDMFRVKRNARHHIRVCKNLPCHIMGYKKLIELFEKLTGEERNQESKNGRFYIETVECIGACSVAPAFMIDDDLYDGTKITEEKLNEILSKYT, encoded by the coding sequence TTGGAATATACATACCTATCACCGGACATAATAAATAAGATTGAAGAGTATAAAAACGAATTTTTGACAAAAGACCAGGTTATCATACAAGCACTGCATTTAATATATTCTAAGTATAGAGACATAACCTTAGACCATATGTTAGAACTATCTAACTATCTTGAAGTTCCTTTAAATCAAATTGAAGGAATCATCACTTTTTATGATATGTTTAGAGTTAAAAGAAATGCAAGGCATCATATTAGAGTTTGTAAAAATCTACCTTGCCATATTATGGGATATAAAAAACTTATAGAACTTTTTGAAAAACTAACAGGTGAAGAGAGAAATCAAGAAAGTAAAAACGGTAGATTTTACATAGAAACTGTTGAGTGTATAGGTGCATGCAGCGTTGCACCGGCGTTTATGATAGATGATGATTTATACGATGGAACAAAGATTACTGAGGAAAAGTTAAATGAAATCTTATCCAAATATACCTAA
- a CDS encoding NADH-ubiquinone oxidoreductase-F iron-sulfur binding region domain-containing protein gives MKSYPNIPNFHTYSSLNLLLRRCKEPRTVDIEEYITTGGYSALKKALNRFTPEDIIVLVEESTLRGRGGAGFPTGRKWRFAISNPKPRYLVCNADESEPGTFKDRIIIERDPHLLIEGMIISAYAIGAERGFIYIRGEYPAGAKILENAIKEARDRGFLGKNILGTDFSFDISVYRGAGAYICGEETALIESLEGKRGHPRLKPPYPVSEGLFGKPTVVNNVETLANIPIIVTYESYYMNIGPAGYFGPKLFPVSGKVNKPGVYELTMDITLRELIDIAGGMKDGKKFKAVFAGALGVYSERDLDIPMDYSPKGFGGTGTTIVLAEDDCIIDSLIVIAEFFHHESCGKCTPCRIGTYELLNILKKFQEGTATEKDLQYLEHLGRNIPVGSICGLGYSAPNALMDALKKFKDEFIAHINKQCPAGVCF, from the coding sequence ATGAAATCTTATCCAAATATACCTAATTTTCATACATACAGCAGCTTAAACTTACTCCTTAGAAGATGTAAAGAACCAAGAACTGTAGACATAGAAGAGTATATTACAACCGGCGGATACTCAGCACTAAAAAAGGCTTTAAATAGATTTACACCGGAAGATATTATCGTTCTTGTAGAAGAAAGCACCCTTAGAGGAAGAGGTGGAGCAGGATTTCCAACAGGTAGAAAATGGCGTTTTGCAATATCAAACCCAAAGCCAAGATATTTAGTTTGTAATGCTGATGAAAGCGAGCCCGGAACGTTTAAAGATAGAATAATCATAGAAAGAGACCCGCATCTTTTGATAGAAGGTATGATTATTTCAGCCTATGCTATCGGTGCAGAAAGAGGATTTATTTATATAAGAGGAGAATATCCGGCAGGAGCAAAAATCCTTGAAAATGCTATAAAAGAAGCAAGAGATAGAGGCTTTCTTGGAAAAAATATACTTGGAACAGATTTTTCTTTTGATATAAGCGTTTACAGAGGAGCAGGAGCATATATCTGCGGAGAAGAAACAGCATTGATAGAAAGCTTAGAAGGAAAAAGAGGACATCCAAGATTAAAACCACCATATCCAGTTTCAGAAGGACTTTTTGGAAAGCCTACCGTAGTAAATAACGTTGAAACATTGGCAAACATTCCTATCATCGTAACTTACGAAAGCTATTATATGAATATAGGACCAGCAGGATATTTTGGACCAAAACTATTTCCTGTTAGCGGAAAAGTCAACAAACCCGGTGTTTATGAGCTTACGATGGATATTACACTTAGAGAATTGATTGATATAGCCGGCGGAATGAAAGATGGAAAAAAATTTAAAGCTGTTTTTGCAGGAGCACTTGGCGTATACTCTGAAAGAGACCTTGACATTCCAATGGATTACTCTCCGAAAGGTTTTGGTGGCACAGGAACAACTATAGTTCTTGCAGAAGATGATTGTATCATAGACAGTTTAATTGTAATAGCTGAGTTTTTCCATCATGAAAGCTGTGGAAAATGTACGCCATGCAGAATTGGAACTTATGAACTTTTAAACATTCTTAAAAAATTTCAAGAAGGGACAGCAACAGAAAAAGATTTACAATATCTTGAACACTTGGGAAGAAACATACCGGTTGGGTCTATATGTGGTCTTGGATACTCTGCACCAAACGCATTAATGGATGCTTTAAAAAAATTCAAAGATGAATTTATAGCACACATAAATAAGCAATGCCCAGCTGGTGTATGTTTTTAG
- the gatB gene encoding Asp-tRNA(Asn)/Glu-tRNA(Gln) amidotransferase subunit GatB gives MESAVLIDKEFDVVIGLETHVQMNTQTKMFCGCKVEFGAEPNTNVCPVCLAHPGTLPVINKRAIEFAIKAALALNCKVHNLSIMARKNYFYPDLPKGYQISQYDKPLATDGYIEIKTENGFKKIRIHRLHIEEDAGKTIHEGSFSYVDLNRAGTPLMEIVTEPDISSAEEARKYLEKLRNIMRYLGVSDADMEKGQLRCDVNISLKPKGSEKLGTKVELKNINSFRFIVKAIEYEIERQSKLLRKGEKIVQETRLFDPNTGKTYTMRTKEEAHDYRYFPDPDLLPVIIKDEEIQQIKNSLVELPDQKYHRYIEKLGLPEYDAEVLTSDKALANYFEKVIEIFPQNPKLVANWILNELLGKLNEKGLEIENSPISPNSLAELLSLITDGTISGKIAKDVFEIAFETQKSPKQIVEEKGLKQISNEDEIRKIVKDTLAKFPAEVEKYKSGNEKILGFLVGQIMKETKGKANPQLVNKIIKEELQ, from the coding sequence ATGGAGTCAGCAGTTTTGATTGATAAAGAGTTTGACGTTGTTATAGGACTTGAGACCCATGTTCAAATGAACACTCAAACAAAAATGTTTTGTGGATGTAAAGTTGAGTTTGGAGCCGAGCCTAACACTAACGTATGTCCAGTCTGCTTAGCACATCCAGGGACGCTACCGGTAATAAACAAAAGAGCCATAGAGTTTGCCATAAAAGCAGCTTTGGCGTTAAACTGCAAAGTTCATAACCTTTCTATCATGGCAAGAAAAAATTATTTTTATCCAGACCTTCCAAAAGGTTATCAGATTTCCCAGTATGACAAACCACTTGCAACAGATGGATACATAGAAATCAAAACAGAAAACGGATTTAAAAAAATTAGAATTCATAGATTACACATAGAAGAAGACGCAGGAAAAACAATACACGAGGGAAGTTTTTCTTATGTAGATTTAAACAGAGCAGGTACTCCACTGATGGAAATCGTCACTGAGCCGGATATATCCTCTGCAGAAGAGGCGAGAAAGTACTTAGAAAAATTAAGAAACATCATGAGATATCTTGGTGTATCTGATGCAGATATGGAAAAAGGACAGCTTAGATGTGATGTGAATATATCCTTAAAACCAAAAGGTTCTGAAAAGCTTGGCACAAAGGTAGAGCTAAAAAATATTAACTCATTTAGATTTATTGTAAAAGCAATAGAGTATGAGATAGAAAGACAGTCTAAGCTTCTAAGAAAAGGAGAAAAAATAGTTCAAGAGACAAGATTGTTTGACCCAAATACCGGAAAAACCTACACCATGAGAACAAAAGAAGAAGCACACGATTACAGATACTTCCCAGACCCAGATTTACTGCCAGTAATAATAAAAGACGAAGAAATCCAGCAGATTAAAAACTCACTTGTAGAACTTCCAGACCAAAAATATCACAGATACATTGAAAAACTTGGACTTCCTGAATATGACGCAGAAGTGTTAACATCTGATAAAGCCTTAGCAAACTATTTTGAAAAAGTAATAGAAATCTTTCCACAAAATCCAAAGCTTGTAGCAAATTGGATACTAAATGAACTTCTTGGAAAGCTAAACGAAAAAGGATTAGAAATAGAAAATTCTCCTATTTCTCCAAACTCTTTGGCAGAACTTTTATCGTTAATTACTGATGGCACAATCTCAGGAAAGATTGCAAAAGATGTGTTTGAAATAGCATTTGAGACACAAAAATCACCAAAACAGATAGTAGAAGAAAAAGGATTAAAACAGATTTCAAACGAAGATGAAATAAGAAAAATAGTAAAAGATACTCTTGCTAAATTCCCGGCAGAAGTAGAAAAATACAAATCAGGAAATGAAAAAATTCTTGGATTTTTAGTCGGACAGATAATGAAAGAAACAAAAGGAAAAGCAAACCCTCAGCTTGTAAATAAAATCATAAAAGAGGAGCTACAATGA
- the purB gene encoding adenylosuccinate lyase: protein MIKRYTLPEMGNIWSEKNKFQKWLDVEIAVCKAWNKLGKIPDEALKEIIEKTHIDDETLERINELDKVYNHDVLAFVSAVAEQVGENGRYIHLGLTSSDVIDTALALIMRESLDLLIKDVERLLEVLKENALKYKNTVMMGRTHGVHAEPMTFGLKFVLWYEEFKRNKKRLENAKEVISVGTISGAVGTYSNIPPELEELTLKELNLKPEPVANQVIQRDRHAEYMTALAITASSLEKIAVEIRHLQRTEVLEAQEPFKKGQRGSSAMPHKKNPITCERITGLARVIRSNSLPAMEDIALWHERDISHSSVERVILPDSSIALDYILNLTINVLKDLVVYPENMKKNMDKSKGLYFSSKVLVALVEKGLSRDQAYDIVQRNAMKAWDTENLMFKDALLQDPEVMSYLSKEELDKIFDVNEFLKNIDYIYNRVFGREDS, encoded by the coding sequence ATGATAAAAAGATATACCCTTCCAGAGATGGGAAATATATGGAGTGAAAAAAACAAATTTCAAAAATGGTTAGATGTAGAGATAGCGGTTTGTAAAGCTTGGAATAAACTCGGAAAAATACCGGATGAAGCGTTAAAGGAAATCATAGAAAAAACACATATAGATGATGAAACATTAGAGAGAATTAACGAGCTTGATAAAGTTTATAATCATGATGTCCTTGCTTTTGTTAGCGCGGTGGCTGAGCAAGTAGGAGAAAATGGAAGATACATACACTTAGGACTTACATCATCTGATGTTATTGATACAGCTTTAGCATTAATCATGAGAGAAAGCTTAGACTTGCTTATAAAAGATGTTGAAAGACTTTTAGAAGTTTTAAAAGAAAATGCATTAAAGTATAAAAATACAGTAATGATGGGAAGAACTCACGGAGTCCATGCAGAGCCTATGACCTTTGGGCTTAAATTTGTATTATGGTATGAAGAGTTTAAAAGAAACAAAAAAAGATTAGAAAATGCAAAAGAAGTTATATCTGTTGGAACAATATCAGGAGCAGTAGGAACTTATTCTAACATTCCGCCAGAGCTTGAAGAGCTTACATTAAAAGAGCTTAATCTAAAACCAGAACCAGTAGCAAATCAGGTTATCCAAAGAGACAGACATGCAGAGTATATGACAGCTTTAGCAATAACAGCATCATCTTTAGAAAAAATCGCCGTTGAAATAAGACACTTGCAAAGAACAGAAGTTTTAGAAGCACAAGAACCATTTAAAAAAGGACAGCGTGGCTCATCAGCAATGCCACATAAAAAAAATCCAATCACCTGTGAAAGAATTACCGGGCTTGCAAGGGTAATAAGGTCAAACAGCTTACCTGCTATGGAAGATATAGCACTATGGCATGAAAGGGATATATCCCATTCATCGGTTGAAAGAGTAATACTGCCTGACAGTTCAATAGCTCTTGATTATATCTTAAATCTAACTATCAACGTACTGAAAGATTTGGTTGTATATCCAGAGAATATGAAAAAGAACATGGATAAATCAAAAGGTTTATACTTCTCTTCTAAGGTTTTAGTAGCACTTGTAGAAAAAGGACTATCGAGAGACCAAGCTTATGATATAGTTCAAAGAAACGCAATGAAAGCATGGGATACAGAAAACTTAATGTTTAAAGACGCTTTACTGCAAGACCCAGAAGTTATGTCTTATTTGTCAAAAGAAGAATTAGACAAAATATTTGATGTAAACGAGTTTTTAAAAAACATAGATTATATCTACAATAGAGTGTTTGGTAGAGAAGATAGTTAA
- the miaB gene encoding tRNA (N6-isopentenyl adenosine(37)-C2)-methylthiotransferase MiaB has translation MKYYIKTFGCQMNVNDSEKMAGILQTLGYTPTENWEEADVILVNTCSVREKPDQKVLSALGEFKKVKKHNPNAVIGVCGCLAQRAGYEIYQKAPFIDMVFGTTNIHHLPNLLEEAKSGNKAIEILEEIDENENLLDRFPTVRENKYTAFVTVIRGCDKKCTYCIVPTTRGRERSRRIGDILREVQYLVEDGVKEIHLIGQNVTAYGKDFGDVKFWELLKAVAEVDGVERIRFTTGHPKDLDEDTIKVMADLPQVCEALHLPIQAGSDRILQAMDRGYTQKEYLQKIELLKKYIPNIALSTDIIVGFPGETYEDYLETVKVIKEVEYDQVFAFKYSPRPGTPAADLPMTESPEELSKRLNDLINLQKDITFKKNLEYQDKIVEILVEEINQENKLVGRTRTNKLVYAEGSPEYLGKLVDVKIEKVNRFSLEGSIIGGD, from the coding sequence ATGAAGTATTACATAAAAACTTTTGGATGTCAGATGAATGTAAATGACTCAGAAAAAATGGCAGGTATTTTACAAACTCTTGGATATACACCTACTGAAAATTGGGAAGAAGCAGATGTTATTCTTGTAAATACATGTTCAGTAAGAGAAAAACCAGACCAAAAAGTTTTATCAGCACTTGGAGAGTTTAAAAAAGTAAAAAAACATAATCCAAATGCAGTCATTGGCGTTTGTGGTTGTTTAGCACAAAGGGCAGGATACGAAATTTATCAAAAAGCACCATTTATAGATATGGTTTTTGGAACAACCAATATCCACCATCTTCCAAATCTTTTAGAAGAAGCAAAAAGTGGAAATAAAGCTATAGAAATTTTAGAAGAAATAGACGAGAACGAAAATCTTTTAGACCGGTTCCCAACTGTAAGAGAAAATAAATATACAGCATTCGTTACTGTAATTAGAGGATGTGATAAAAAATGTACCTACTGTATAGTTCCAACAACAAGAGGTAGAGAAAGAAGTAGAAGAATCGGCGATATTCTAAGAGAAGTCCAATACTTAGTTGAAGACGGAGTTAAAGAAATCCATTTAATAGGTCAAAATGTTACTGCTTACGGAAAAGATTTTGGAGATGTGAAGTTTTGGGAGCTTTTAAAAGCTGTGGCAGAGGTTGATGGAGTAGAAAGAATTAGATTTACAACAGGGCATCCAAAAGATTTAGATGAAGATACTATAAAAGTTATGGCAGACCTGCCGCAAGTCTGCGAAGCCTTACATCTGCCAATACAGGCAGGTTCAGACAGAATATTACAAGCAATGGATAGAGGATATACTCAAAAAGAGTACTTGCAAAAAATAGAATTGCTTAAAAAATACATACCAAATATAGCATTGTCTACTGATATCATAGTTGGATTTCCAGGAGAAACTTACGAAGATTATTTAGAAACAGTTAAAGTAATAAAAGAAGTAGAGTATGACCAAGTGTTTGCATTTAAATATTCACCAAGACCAGGAACTCCAGCAGCAGATTTACCAATGACAGAGTCGCCAGAAGAGCTTTCAAAACGTTTAAATGACTTGATAAATTTACAAAAAGATATAACTTTTAAAAAGAATCTTGAATATCAAGATAAAATAGTTGAAATCTTGGTAGAAGAGATAAACCAAGAGAATAAGTTAGTAGGCAGAACAAGGACTAATAAACTTGTTTATGCTGAAGGAAGCCCGGAGTATTTAGGAAAATTAGTAGATGTAAAAATTGAAAAAGTAAATAGATTTTCCTTAGAAGGAAGTATAATTGGAGGCGATTAA